The sequence CCATTGGAATCGGGTCTCCACCAGCACCAGGTCGGCGCCGTAGTCGGTCTTGAAATAGCCGCTGGCCCGGGACATCAGACGCGCTCGAATTCCTCTTTGGTGCCGAAAAGGCCCCAGGGCCGGATCATCAGCATGGCCAACAGCACCAGGAAGGGCACCACGTCGCTGACCAGGGCGTCGATGTAGTGGATGGCCAGGACCTCGGCCGTGGCCACGATGAAGGCGCCCAATAGCGCTCCCAACAGGCTGTCGAGGCCGCCCACCAGGGCCGCCGGGAAGGCCTTGAGGCCGATGATCACCAGCGTCGTCTCGAGGCCCGAATCGGCGGCCAGCAGCATGCCCGTGGCACCGCCGGTAAAGACCGCCATGCCCCAGGCCAGGGCGTAGATGACATGCAGCCGTATGCCGCGCTGGGCCGCCAGCAAGGGGTTCTCGCCGGCCGCCCGCATGCGCACGCCCCAGCGCGTGAAGCGGAAGAAGACGAAAAGCCCGAGATAGACCGCCACAGCCACCAGTACGGTGAGCAGGTTGACCTGGGACAGTGCCATGCCCTCGGCCAGTTGCAGCGAGCCGTTCTGCCAGCCCAGCTCTTCCAGCGGGTGGCGCAGCCGGTCGGTCCAAAACAGCACCACCAGGCCGCGCAGCAGAATGCCCAGCGCTATGGTCACAAGTACCGCCGCCACCACCATCTCGCCGGTCATGCGCCGCATCAGCAAGAGATAGACCGCGATGCCCATACACAGGCTGAGCACCAGCGCCGCCCCCAGCGCCAGTACGGGATGGCCGCCAAACAGCGAGGCCGTGGCCAGCAGCAGATAGGCCCCCAGCAGCATCAGCTCGCCGTGGGCCAGGTTGAGCACCCGGCTGACCCGGTAGACCAGCACGTAACCACAGCAGATCAGGGCGTAGATCGCCGTCAGCACGATGATGTTGGTAAAGACCTGCATG is a genomic window of Alphaproteobacteria bacterium containing:
- a CDS encoding branched-chain amino acid ABC transporter permease yields the protein MQVFTNIIVLTAIYALICCGYVLVYRVSRVLNLAHGELMLLGAYLLLATASLFGGHPVLALGAALVLSLCMGIAVYLLLMRRMTGEMVVAAVLVTIALGILLRGLVVLFWTDRLRHPLEELGWQNGSLQLAEGMALSQVNLLTVLVAVAVYLGLFVFFRFTRWGVRMRAAGENPLLAAQRGIRLHVIYALAWGMAVFTGGATGMLLAADSGLETTLVIIGLKAFPAALVGGLDSLLGALLGAFIVATAEVLAIHYIDALVSDVVPFLVLLAMLMIRPWGLFGTKEEFERV